A window of Mercenaria mercenaria strain notata chromosome 16, MADL_Memer_1, whole genome shotgun sequence contains these coding sequences:
- the LOC123540528 gene encoding exostosin-like 3, producing MMDGYAPSRKRHICVILTRSRMAQLILCLLLVLIVTPLVAHYYISNMSGEGFQSHLSRLPSAHNDDDNLNDFQCNDLKSQVTELRRIRASVNNELRDLESRRQGLQVEITKHKTQLESLRMQQENMAKEIQQSKLNLDQLKLEEHEFANRFQPLLKAPEQILLDDGNKNAAKQPPSSPQSCKMHSCFDYSRCSLFSGFPVYVYGFENHFKDENLNEFVKSAVYHSFDKNPYVVNMPANACIFVVVLGETFSELSADSLQNKLQSLSHWNGDGRNHVLLNLARTSANFDLFHSVNTGRAIIVQSSFVESIYRCNFDIILPPSLGNSDGPVWSELPPLNPVRRQFVLSFVGQFSFMSNSDTTDWSNKAKTDLNNDQNFKSKTLKAELETQNANNPKNLANKLLDVESIIVGNLKKIESESKDNVYLNFMCDRGEKTGIIGEWALCGTEAQRADYLQKSTFNVIISPANFSLSSTTVFQTRLYESLKYGTIPVILGDYTHLPYEELLDWTKVAIILPKSRISEMYFLLSTLTDADVMDLKWNGRMFWETYFGTTASIISTMLAVLRTRLQIPAKPVKEEPSQSSVTNFIPVAQHIGVDAEDETDEVLGPVEPPFPSLTYKQNFTASTLRHVFNKPGDPFHLFPFTPFEKILPSDAKFRGSGYGFRPINRGEGGSGNEFSEAIGGNHPREQFTMVMLTYERSDVLIKAITRLKGLPYLNKVIVVWNNPAVPSENLGWPDIGVPVVVVKMSKNSLNNRFLPFEAIETEAVLSIDDDSHLRHDEIVFGFRVWREERDRIVGFPGRYHAWDVKHDAWLYNSNYTCEMSMVLTGAAFFHKYYAYLYSYTMPQAVRDKVDEYMNCEDIAMNFLVSHITRKPPVKVTSRWTFRCPGCPQQLALDESHFEERHKCINFLVEVYGYMPLLYTQYRVDSILFKTRISHDKQKCFKFI from the exons ATGATGGACGGTTACGCACCATCGAGGAAGAGGCACATATGTGTCATACTGACACGGAGTCGTATGGCACAGCTTATTCTATGTCTTCTGTTGGTGTTGATTGTGACGCCATTGGTTGCGCACTATTACATCTCCAACATGAGTGGAGAAGGCTTCCAAAGTCACCT GTCAAGGTTGCCATCAGctcataatgatgatgataaccTCAACGACTTTCAGTGCAATGATCTGAAGAGCCAGGTAACAGAGCTCCGTCGTATTCGCGCATCTGTTAACAATGAGCTTCGAGATTTAGAGAGCAGACGTCAGGGACTTCAGGTCGAGATAACAAAGCATAAAACGCAGCTTGAGTCTCTCAGAATGCAGCAAGAAAATATGGCCAAAGAAATCCAGCAGTCAAAATTGAACTTGGACCAGCTTAAATTGGAGGAGCATGAATTTGCTAACCGATTTCAGCCACTACTTAAAGCCCCGGAACAGATTCTGTTGGATGATGGAAATAAAAACGCTGCTAAGCAACCACCATCATCCCCACAGAGTTGTAAAATGCATTCATGTTTTGATTATTCAAGGTGTTCACTCTTCTCAGGCTTCCCTGTGTATGTCTATGGatttgaaaaccatttcaaaGATGAAAATCTGAATGAATTTGTGAAATCAGCCGTTTACCATTCCTTCGATAAAAATCCATATGTTGTAAATATGCCAGCAAATGCttgtatatttgttgttgttttaggtGAAACATTTTCAGAACTTAGTGCAGacagtttacaaaataaactACAAAGCTTATCTCACTGGAATGGAGATGGACGTAATCATGTATTGCTGAATCTAGCAAGAACTTCtgcaaattttgatttatttcatagTGTTAATACTGGCAGAGCCATAATTGTGCAATCTTCCTTTGTTGAGTCTATTTATAgatgtaattttgatattattttgccACCCAGTTTGGGTAACTCTGACGGACCTGTATGGTctgaattacctcccttgaaTCCTGTAAGGAGACAGTTTGTTCTGTCATTTGTCGGACAGTTTAGTTTTATGTCTAATAGTGACACAACTGACTGGTCAAATAAAGCTAAAACTGATTTGAATAATGATCAAAACTtcaaatcaaaaactttaaaagctGAATTAGAAACACAAAATGCAAATAATCCAAAGAATTTAGCCAATAAATTGCTGGATGTGGAGTCTATTATTGTCGGTAATTTAAAAAAGATAGAAAGTGAATCAAAAGacaatgtttatttaaattttatgtgtGATAGAGGTGAAAAGACAGGAATTATTGGTGAATGGGCATTATGTGGAACTGAAGCACAAAGGGCAGATTATCTTCAGAAGTCAACTTTTAATGTAATTATCTCCCCTGCAAACTTTAGTCTATCTTCTACAACAGTGTTTCAGACAAGATTGTATGAATCTCTTAAATACGGAACTATACCAGTGATACTAGGTGATTATACGCACTTGCCGTATGAAGAACTTCTCGACTGGACAAAAGTTGCAATAATCTTGCCCAAGTCGAGGATTTCAGAAATGTACTTCTTGTTAAGCACGTTAACAGATGCAGATGTGATGGATCTTAAGTGGAATGGTAGAATGTTTTGGGAGACGTATTTTGGGACAACTGCATCAATTATTTCCACGATGTTAGCAGTGCTACGTACACGATTACAAATCCCAGCTAAACCGGTGAAAGAAGAGCCATCCCAGAGCTCTGTTACAAACTTCATTCCAGTTGCTCAGCATATAG GTGTAGATGCGGAGGATGAGACTGATGAGGTTCTTGGACCAGTGGAACCACCATTCCCGTCACTGACCTACAAACAGAACTTTACCGCATCAACTCTAAGGCATGTGTTTAACAAACCAGGAGATCCGTTCCATCTTTTTCCATTCACACCATTTGAGAAGATCCTACCTTCTGATGCCAAGTTTAGAG GATCAGGTTATGGATTCCGACCAATTAATCGTGGAGAAGGCGGGTCAGGCAATGAATTCTCCGAGGCCATTGGTGGAAATCATCCGAGGGAACAGTTCACAA TGGTGATGTTGACATATGAAAGATCAGATGTATTGATTAAAGCCATTACACGACTCAAAGGTTTACCGTACCTTAATAAAGTGATTGTTGTGTGGAATAACCCAGCAGTTCCCTCGGAGAACCTCGGCTGGCCAGATATAGGTGTTCCAGTTGTT GTAGTAAAGATGAGTAAGAACAGTTTAAACAACAGATTTCTGCCATTTGAGGCCATCGAGACGGAGGCTGTGTTGAGTATAGATGATGATTCACATTTACGACATGATGAAATTGTGTTTGGATTCAG GGTATGGAGAGAGGAGAGAGACAGAATTGTAGGGTTTCCAGGGAGATACCACGCCTGGGACGTGAAGCACGATGCATGGCTGTATAACTCAAACTACACTTGTGAAATGTCAATGGTTCTTACTGGAGCAGCATTCTTTCATAAG tattaTGCCTACCTCTATAGTTACACAATGCCTCAAGCAGTTAGAGATAAAGTGGATGAGTATATGAACTGTGAAGACATTGCCATGAATTTTCTTGTATCCCATATTACCAGGAAACCTCCAGTGAAG GTGACCTCTAGATGGACATTCCGCTGCCCTGGTTGCCCCCAGCAACTAGCCCTTGATGAATCCCACTTTGAGGAAAGACATAAATGTATCAACTTCCTTGTTGAAGTGTATGGTTATATGCCCCTGTTGTACACACAGTACAGAGTCGATTCTATTCTGTTCAAGACCAGGATCTCACATGATAAGCAGaaatgtttcaaatttatataa